A window of the Halobacterium hubeiense genome harbors these coding sequences:
- a CDS encoding universal stress protein has translation MTFVVPFDGSALAEAALVRASEFSTVLDERVLAVVVVPDGNERYARERDWLGADEAFDLNAVVGRLHEQVTDLAPDVDFRHEVVDKRAPMGAVTTRLKQVARDEDASMVFVGSENAGRMVTGLGSVGSSVAADDSYDVVIVRHRAPTEVTKLRDAAPRDRGKPDFY, from the coding sequence ATGACGTTCGTCGTTCCCTTCGACGGGTCGGCGCTCGCGGAAGCCGCACTCGTTCGAGCGAGCGAGTTCAGCACGGTCCTCGACGAGCGCGTGCTGGCAGTGGTCGTCGTCCCGGACGGGAACGAGCGGTACGCGCGCGAGCGCGACTGGCTCGGAGCTGACGAAGCGTTCGACCTGAACGCGGTCGTGGGCCGGCTCCACGAGCAGGTGACCGACCTCGCGCCCGACGTCGACTTCCGACACGAAGTCGTCGACAAGCGGGCGCCGATGGGCGCCGTCACGACCAGACTGAAACAGGTGGCCCGCGACGAGGACGCCTCGATGGTGTTCGTCGGCAGCGAGAACGCTGGCCGCATGGTGACAGGACTGGGGAGCGTCGGCAGCTCGGTGGCCGCCGACGACAGCTACGACGTGGTCATCGTGCGGCACCGGGCACCAACGGAGGTCACCAAGCTCCGGGACGCGGCGCCACGCGACCGCGGGAAGCCGGACTTCTACTGA
- a CDS encoding YkgJ family cysteine cluster protein produces the protein MEELEVELERARGLDVADLADAIEAIGFECTRCGACCKSEDDDPHTATVFPGEVRELEDETERDWREVARPMPYGLDEDGTGETFEWALQTAACGDCTFYEEDKDGTGACTVHDSRPLICETYPFSVALGGTSQPMGEAVDESGMVRAHECEGLGRDISRENAESLAEALKERAVRDIEEAIAVRDNYEPADPAPDETVVHDSEGAKRPDGTAYETRP, from the coding sequence ATGGAGGAGCTCGAAGTCGAACTCGAACGCGCTCGGGGCCTCGACGTGGCCGACCTCGCGGACGCCATCGAGGCCATCGGCTTCGAGTGCACGCGGTGTGGGGCCTGTTGCAAGAGCGAGGACGACGACCCGCACACGGCGACCGTGTTCCCCGGCGAAGTCCGGGAGTTGGAGGACGAGACAGAGCGGGATTGGCGCGAGGTCGCGCGCCCGATGCCGTACGGGCTCGATGAGGACGGCACGGGCGAGACGTTCGAGTGGGCGCTCCAGACGGCGGCGTGCGGGGACTGCACGTTCTACGAGGAGGACAAGGACGGGACTGGCGCGTGCACAGTCCACGACAGCCGCCCGCTCATCTGCGAGACGTACCCGTTCAGCGTCGCGCTCGGCGGGACGAGCCAGCCGATGGGCGAGGCGGTGGACGAGTCGGGGATGGTGCGCGCTCACGAGTGCGAGGGGCTGGGACGGGACATCTCCCGTGAGAACGCCGAGTCGCTGGCGGAAGCGCTGAAGGAGCGCGCCGTCCGCGACATCGAGGAGGCCATCGCCGTCCGGGACAACTACGAGCCCGCCGACCCCGCCCCCGACGAGACGGTCGTCCACGACTCCGAGGGCGCGAAACGCCCAGACGGGACGGCCTACGAGACGAGGCCGTAG
- a CDS encoding MBL fold metallo-hydrolase, with product MIARYAVPVEMPVPGGATNAAVLGDDQRLLVDPAARTPALDDAAADINHVAVTHTHPDHVGAVADYADEADATVWAHASFAERFADATGVEPDRLFRPGDAIADTGVSVLATPGHAPDHVAFVADGEAVTGDLVFAEGSVFVGTPDGDVRTYLASLRRLLARDFDAIYPGHGDPIENPGERIRETYFHRRDRERSVRAAVEAGAETVEEILDAAYEKALGDARSLAAKVVRAHLQKLAVEGHVEWDGDRARPPAGEQ from the coding sequence GTGATAGCGCGCTACGCCGTTCCAGTGGAGATGCCGGTGCCCGGCGGCGCGACGAACGCCGCCGTCCTCGGCGACGACCAGCGCTTGCTCGTCGACCCCGCCGCTCGCACGCCCGCCCTCGACGACGCCGCGGCCGACATCAACCACGTCGCCGTCACGCACACGCACCCCGACCACGTCGGCGCAGTCGCCGACTACGCGGACGAAGCCGACGCGACCGTCTGGGCGCACGCGTCGTTCGCCGAGCGCTTCGCGGACGCGACCGGCGTCGAACCCGACCGGCTGTTCCGGCCCGGCGACGCCATCGCCGACACCGGCGTCTCCGTGCTGGCGACGCCCGGCCACGCTCCCGACCACGTCGCGTTCGTCGCGGACGGCGAAGCCGTGACCGGCGACCTCGTGTTCGCCGAGGGAAGCGTCTTCGTCGGCACGCCCGACGGCGACGTGCGCACGTACCTCGCGTCCCTGCGCCGCCTGCTCGCGCGCGACTTCGACGCCATCTACCCCGGCCACGGCGACCCAATCGAGAACCCCGGCGAGCGCATCCGCGAGACGTACTTCCACCGCCGCGACCGCGAGCGCAGCGTCCGCGCGGCCGTCGAAGCCGGCGCCGAGACCGTCGAGGAGATTCTCGACGCCGCCTACGAGAAGGCGCTCGGCGACGCCCGCAGCCTCGCCGCGAAGGTCGTCCGCGCGCACCTCCAGAAGCTCGCCGTCGAAGGCCACGTCGAGTGGGACGGCGACCGCGCCCGCCCGCCAGCCGGCGAGCAGTAG
- a CDS encoding MarR family transcriptional regulator, which yields MSTSATEHQSLIQDDEEFRERLRELPPSAKLVAKVLEIDAPLSQGQLAEESLLPDRTVRYALNRLDDADLVGSRYSFQDARKQVYFLED from the coding sequence ATGAGCACGTCCGCCACGGAGCACCAGTCACTCATTCAGGACGACGAAGAGTTCCGCGAGCGCCTCCGCGAACTCCCGCCGAGCGCGAAACTCGTCGCGAAAGTCCTCGAAATCGACGCGCCGCTCTCGCAGGGCCAGCTCGCCGAGGAGTCGCTGCTGCCGGACCGCACCGTCCGGTACGCGCTCAACCGCCTCGACGACGCGGACCTCGTCGGCTCCCGGTACAGCTTCCAGGACGCCCGCAAGCAGGTGTACTTCCTCGAGGACTAA
- a CDS encoding class I SAM-dependent methyltransferase codes for MKGQEWYQATEVAEEYDEKRFSRGGRLIDRREKEAVLDAVGPVEDQRVLEIACGTGRFTVMLAERGADITGLDISGPMLQEGREKAQRAGVEDTIEFMRGDAGRLPFPDDHFDTVFAMRFFHLADTPTKFLTEMARVSKDTVFFDTFNRFSTRSLYNWLLPMGSRLYGDSEVRRLVDEAGLDLVNDEHDFLVPYGFYRKVPDWIAGPVRSVDTALGATPAGKPLSSVSYWQTTV; via the coding sequence GTGAAGGGACAGGAGTGGTACCAGGCCACGGAGGTCGCCGAGGAGTACGACGAGAAGCGGTTCTCCCGTGGCGGCCGGCTCATCGACCGACGAGAGAAGGAGGCCGTCCTCGACGCGGTGGGGCCGGTCGAAGACCAGCGGGTCCTCGAAATCGCGTGCGGTACCGGCCGGTTCACCGTGATGCTCGCCGAGCGCGGCGCCGACATCACGGGGCTGGACATCTCCGGGCCGATGCTCCAGGAGGGCCGCGAGAAGGCCCAGCGCGCCGGCGTCGAGGACACCATCGAGTTCATGCGCGGCGACGCCGGCCGGCTCCCGTTCCCGGACGACCACTTCGACACCGTGTTCGCGATGCGATTCTTCCACCTCGCGGACACGCCGACGAAGTTCCTCACGGAGATGGCCCGCGTCTCCAAGGACACCGTGTTCTTCGACACGTTCAACCGGTTCAGCACGCGCTCGCTGTACAACTGGCTGCTCCCGATGGGGTCGCGGCTGTACGGCGACAGCGAGGTCCGCCGGCTCGTCGACGAGGCGGGGCTGGACCTCGTGAACGACGAACACGACTTCCTCGTCCCGTACGGGTTCTACCGGAAGGTCCCGGACTGGATTGCCGGTCCCGTGCGGAGCGTCGACACCGCTCTCGGCGCGACGCCCGCCGGCAAGCCGCTGTCGTCGGTCTCCTACTGGCAGACGACCGTCTGA
- a CDS encoding glycosyltransferase family 2 protein, producing the protein MDLSVVVPTLNGRDVLAASLDALAAHAPDAEVIVVNGPSVDGTSGMVRDHDAVDLLLEVSERNLNASRNAGIAAADGDVVAFVGQDSQIREGWVAAVEAALDDGADAVTGPVHRRVEGGVTTESVETASVAGRHVTFFDGGNVAFVRDALDALDGFDEYLQTGAARDAAHRLAGMDREVVWGADAVVLREAKDDIRHRLPEDAEESAWGLKYRSLAYRLVKNYGFGARIAARIVKYAVGDAFSVGGDVLRGDAKLSEWAAAGSAVVPNVWTGSQDGMSARMADRTSRRNPNGVSARMDRTMVRHDC; encoded by the coding sequence ATGGACCTCTCGGTAGTGGTGCCCACGCTCAACGGCCGCGACGTGCTCGCTGCGTCGCTGGACGCGCTCGCGGCCCACGCACCCGACGCCGAGGTAATCGTGGTCAACGGCCCGTCCGTTGACGGGACGTCCGGGATGGTGCGCGACCACGATGCAGTCGACCTCCTTCTGGAAGTCTCCGAGCGGAACCTCAACGCCTCGCGGAACGCCGGCATCGCCGCCGCGGACGGCGACGTCGTCGCGTTCGTCGGGCAGGACTCCCAGATTCGCGAGGGCTGGGTGGCCGCCGTCGAGGCGGCGCTCGACGACGGCGCCGACGCGGTGACCGGTCCCGTCCACCGCCGCGTCGAGGGCGGGGTCACCACCGAGTCCGTCGAGACCGCGTCGGTCGCGGGCCGCCACGTCACGTTCTTCGACGGCGGCAACGTCGCGTTCGTCCGCGACGCGCTCGACGCGCTCGACGGCTTCGACGAGTACCTCCAGACGGGCGCCGCGCGGGACGCCGCCCACCGGCTCGCGGGCATGGACCGCGAGGTGGTGTGGGGCGCGGACGCGGTCGTGCTGCGCGAGGCGAAAGACGACATCCGCCACCGGCTCCCGGAGGACGCCGAGGAGTCCGCGTGGGGGCTGAAGTACCGGTCGCTGGCGTACCGGCTCGTGAAGAACTACGGGTTCGGCGCGCGCATCGCCGCCCGAATCGTGAAGTACGCGGTCGGGGACGCGTTCTCCGTGGGCGGCGACGTACTCCGCGGCGACGCGAAGCTCTCGGAGTGGGCGGCCGCCGGCAGCGCCGTCGTGCCGAACGTCTGGACCGGCAGTCAGGACGGGATGTCAGCGCGGATGGCCGACCGAACTTCTCGACGCAACCCGAACGGCGTCTCCGCGCGCATGGACCGCACGATGGTCCGCCACGACTGCTGA